Below is a genomic region from Medicago truncatula cultivar Jemalong A17 chromosome 3, MtrunA17r5.0-ANR, whole genome shotgun sequence.
AATTTATAGGGATCTTCAGCTGAAGTAATGTGAAACAAAGAAGTAGAAACACATAGAAGCAAGGCTCCAACAGCAGCTAAATTGAGAGTCATTTTGCTCCCACACACTTAACTAACAAAAAATCTTTTGCCTCTCTACGCGGCAATGCTTACTCTAAATAGTTGTAATGTTTAattggagagagagaaagagactTTTAAAAGAGGTGGGGGAGGGGTCAGAAATGATTAGGGAGGTGCGGTGGAAGAAGAGAAGGGAGTGATGTGTACTGGTATGTATTAAAgtgtaaaaaatgttaaaataaaagagagggAAAAATTTGAGGGAATTCATTTGGAAGGATATAGTATTGGACAaatcttaataataataatgtttttgcTTCAAAGGGTGGAAATGAAATGGGGAGTGTCGGTCGTGGGGTCCACAGAAGAAGGTTAATAATTATAGTGGGTTTGTCTTCCACATGGCTTTCCTTTACAACCTGCAACTGTGGGTGACTAGGTGGggaaatgtttttgtttgttttcattcCTACGGGCGAAGCACGGTGATTCGCGCGAACACATGTGACTTCTTGTTTCAAACACCTCAAGAGAAGCCTCGAAGGCCACTTATCTGATAGATTTTCTATGCTCACGGTATAGTTTAGTGATACtactttttaaagaaatttattgatatttttttaatttgtttaaatatgtatttcatctttgcaattaggggtcgtttaaaaattgattcatgTAATCGTTAATCTTAgtaatttacccttgcattgtttaatcatttaaaatttcgtccatCTTCCCATTTAATCATTGTcatgtcactaatttgatgatgtggcaaTCACTATcatacatgaaattccaattctttcttcaatattttgtcctcttcttcagggaaaattggaatttcatgtgtggtaGTGATTGTCACGTCATCGAATTAGTGACGCggtagtgattaagttggttaaaggacgaaattttaaatgattaatgattgcaaggttagtttgcaaggattagcgaatacatggaccaatttttaaacgacttCTAATTGCAAgaatgaaatacatatttaagcattTTAACTTTGTATACAAAGTGACAAATAGTATCAGAAGTTCGAACATAGTTGTGAGGTCTCATGTTCGAACTTGAATTAGGTACAATACCGACAAATGAGTTAGGTGTTACAAACGATTTAATGATCTACTAATAATACCTATAATCTATATTCTTACTATAACCGTTTTGAAAAGGAAtatttctaattctaactcaaTCTATGTAAAACTCACTCAAAGAATAAAGAATATCTTTCATTTTTAGGTCATACTTCAtccaatatcaattttttaagatACCCTTCTCACACTCAAGCATGTACATCTAGAATGTGACTCAAGCAGATGATCGAATAAATATCAGCTAAGAAATATCAATATGACAACAATAAATGAAAACGGGCATGAATTGAGTTTGGAGACACATAAATGTTTTGTCTTTGTTCTTTGTACGAAATTGACACCAATTAGGAGCTTGTTACAAAAGCTACATACAATAAAGAGTCAACAAATATCTGCTTACAAGGGCAAAAATCAATTATCTTGAGAAAATTCGAGTTTGGTCACAAGACTCATCTAAACATGTTTAATttctaacaaaataataaataagtaaataagcAATTACCCCCGTGAAATAAACAAAACGTCAATTATTctccctgaaattgcacaacgttaatcaatttatcctctccgtcaaatttttttgttagtcaacatgacgttttgcaaatatccccgaagttttgcacttatgtgaaTATCAAATTCTTACTCTAATACATATTATAcgaaaaaaattacataatgtaTCTTAACTTATAGATcatgatagattttttttcactACGATCTTGTGGTGTGTCAATCAATTAATGTATCTGAACTCCATTCAATTTAttcctctctttctctttcttataGCTGCCAGTAAGTTGTAAGGATAAGGATCCATTTACCACAAGATTGCCCAACACTTGCGAGAGGGCCATAGCATAAATTAGACCTTCTAAACACACTACGTGCATATTTAGATCGACCGACAGTAAAATTATCTTTGAAGCTTTAGAAAAAACCATGTGATCCCACCATAGTTTAATTAAACTCGCTATAATTGCCTAATTACGAACATGCAGTGATTCGTCGTTATATGCCATCAAACTTGAGTAAATACAGAGTATtgtatttagtaaaaaaattcaacatactGATGAGTGCACATGTCTAGACCGTGTGAACAAAATATTTACAAGAGCTGACACACGTTGTCAGGAGTTATTCTGTATCCAAAAACCAATGGCGACTGCTTATTACGCATTAGTGAAAAACAAGCATACAGCTAGCAATGTTCCCGTGATCTTCGCAGTCAAAGTgtcattcatattcatatagTCTTCTACTCTTTATGCCGGAGTCCGACCATACACATTATACAAAGATTCATGCcactattattgtttttttatgttaaattgtttCTTGTCAAATCACATTGACGATAAATTTTCTCAAAACCGAATGATAACTTTGAACTGCATAAAGTAAAACTGAGTTTGAACttgataaattaaaattacCATATTTCAAATCAAATTAAGGATAGATTCATCCTTGCTCGtgcattataaaaatattcCTTCAGATCTAAACTTTCCATGACAGGAGAATTATAGCAGCAAATTTCAGCTCCACACTGACATCTTTaatgttcataatttttttttggataaccACAAGTACAACCCACAGCCTAATATGAATGTATTTCAACCATAAAATGTGGGAGTAAACAGGGGTTGATATGCACCTAAAGACTTCCATAAATCAGATTTTTGCTTTAAAGTGACCCTACCACAATTATCAAGGGAAAAAagaacaattgaacatttttttttttaatttagttgtTAACCTATAGTGTCCAACACATACTCAAACAAACACGCACGGGGATTCAAATAAACACACGGGGAGCGGGAAATGCGGTGATCTAGGTTCGAACTCGTGATTCCACATAAAAATGTCCCCACAACTAGCCAAATCACTAAGTTGTAACAAGCAATTACTATAtcacaaaataaatcatataggTGAAAtagttataattgaaaagagTTTAAAGAATATACACTAaaagtgtaaaacttttttgcACATTTATCTAATCAAGATTTTGTCACGTAGatgttttttgaaatattttagaaaataatataataaagtgGTATTATAATGAAATCTGATAGATGATTGTGGAAAAAAGGTTTTACACAGCCAATGTATAGTACTTAAACTATaggaaaaaacaaatcaaaagtaAGAGACAACGTGATTTTTGTCTGAATAAAACTAAAACAGAGAGGTCAATATCTTCtttatttctcaaaagaaatGGAAGACTCCATTTATGAGAGAGACATATAAATGTGAGATTAAAATGAGCAAATTTTAAAACTACTTGTATACATGGGTCCCTTCAAACTCTCTGTGTCTTTATCTCGTCAAATGGAGCCCTCTATTTCTTATGAGAGAGGATTCCAAATCGAGTATAATATATAGAATGCAAGTTTAGTACGATACACATTAATCCTACCTTACGGCTGGAAATTCAGAAACAATCAAACAAGCAGTATAACAAGACTCACATTTCAAATACCTTAGATCAATCATACAAATGTTGAGATACAAAGATATCTCGATCCTAGAATCCAAGTAGGGTGGTTGAAGCAAAAAACTTCAATTGTAATTTGAAATAGAAAAGTACCAGTcaagtttaaaagaaaatttcacAACACACAAATATATTGTATGAGACTAAAACTGGAGTGGCAAAGaattaacaaagaaaataagatCAAAGTTGCAGAGATGAAAATGGTAAGATAGACAGGTGGCTTCACAACAGTATGTAAGAATAATACAAATACTAGGGACAAAGCTGGGGGTGACTGTCATTGTAGAAAATATGGTTATCGTGTAATGTCATATGGGTATGTCTGGAGAATAAACACATAAGCAGGAGTAGGAAGAGTTAAACAAGTAGAtgatagtattttttatttttttttgtagaagtAGTAGATGATAGCATAATAGTCAGAGATTAAGAAAAACCAAAGAAAACTTAAGCCAAATTATCAAGAGATTTAGAAGTAATCAAGTAAATGATCTAATGTAACTTGTAGACTTAATTCAGTACCTAATATTGTGAAAGTGGATTAATCCATGTAGTTAACTTCgcccaataaaaaaacaactgaTTGTTGTTGTATATTTAAGAACAGACAATTAAGAATACAAATATTAGGGAGAAAGCTGGGGTGACcacaaataaagaaaagatGGTAATCAAATTATGTGGGGTATCTACATAGAATAACTGCGTAAGCACGAGAAAGAAATAGTGTAATAGCTGGAGATAAAGGAAAACCACCGAAAACCATGTCCAATTTATAAAGATAAATTTAGAAGTAAACAGTCTATTTGTGAACTTAGCGCATGACATAATATTGCAAAGTTGATTAATCCACAAAGCCAACCtcatgcaataaaaaaaaaaaaaaacgtataatttttttacctgctgattaataattaattagtattttttattctttaatgaGCATCCTTATACTCTAGGCGGGTCATCTTATcaagtttaaattgaaataagatCTACACCCGAACAAACACTAGTGATCAGGGGCATCCAGAAAAGTTTTGGATCTCAAATTGACCTCCAAATTAGTGGGATGGCAAACCTTTTCAGAATACATTGTTAACATAGCTAATGAGCTCTTACAGTAATACACTAATATGGTATACCTAAtgctaaataatttattatacaGTTTAAACATTTTTATCCCTATAACACATGGGTATCAGTtttcgtccttaaaaaaattgggtCAGGTTTTGTCCCTAACTTTTTAGTAATTGCTTTCATCCCTGATCATGTGGCACCAGACATTGGGAAAGGCAAAAAAAATCGTCCATCAATAAAATGTGAGAGTGAAATGGCAAAGACCCACCTGAAGGGGGTtgaataaaattggttttcaTTTTTCAGTTCACCTCAGTGGCCATTGAGAGTCACAGCGAaagatgagaaaaataaaaatctaagaACAGGCGGAGAGGAAGATAGGAATTAACATGCTACAATGATAATTCTAGGCAAAATTGCAGAAAAATCATTGGTTGAAAAAGCTACATTTTCGCTTACTGGTAAAATACGGGCAAGGGAGTGtcgaaatttggggcctaactcaaccttacaaaaccggctcattaggtgaggagtgcctcctctttataaactcttatcaagggtcttatctatccgaagtgggacttgggtttttcccagtAAAGAGAGGGGAGGTGAAAGGAATGGCAGGGAAAGGAGGGAGATGGGGTGGCAGGAGAGGATTTTGGCTATGTAAAAAAACCTCATTGGCGTGCGTGTATGTAATGCCACACGGCCACGTGACCATGTTGAGGTGGACTTCTGTGAGCCACATCATCACATATCAGGAAAAAACAATGATGCGGCACTAGCCCTCGCCGACAATTAAATTTGAAGGACCAGAATCAAAATACAAGGTTATTTAAGTCCTCCTAGTACTAACAGAAGTGAAGTGATGTGTTGCGTGTGCAACTGTGTGAGGAGATTTGGTAATGGAAAAAGGGGCATTTATCATGCCAAACAAATATACTATTGGCAAAAGCAAAGAGCAAACTGACCAAATCAAGAGTgtagattcatttatttatggTTTCAGGGTGCACTATGATAAATAATAAACCAAATTCAGAAACATTGAGAGATAGAAAGGTCAGGGAGGAGAACACTTGAACCGTTGTAAATATTTGATTCAAGTACTCGTGGTTCTCACTGATGGACCTATTCATTATTGTTTCCAAATACTTAATTAAGTTCGCAAATCAGGGATATGAATGTGGATTAGGGATTCAAACTAGGATATGGCCCAAATAAACTCAGCAACTGCAAAGGTCGAAACCATGTTGCCAtagcacaaaataaaacaaacttagGATTTGCAAACCTACCAGTGATTGCATAATGAAGAAACTTAGTGTTGATGTGCAGTGGAAACAACAATGATTTGACAACAGAAACTAAGCAGCACCAACAAGGTCACTTAGGGCCTGCTTGGATTggtttatttgagcttatctactagcataaaTGCCTGTAAGACTGTTAGGGAGAAattttgaaaacagcttatgacatgttcataagctgttttcaacttattttataatttttgaaaacatCTTATAGCTTGtagcttatgcaaaaataattttattttatttcatctttgttatagaaataacttatacaaaggcgcttatcatgataatatAAATGTAAGAAGATCGAATTACTAAATGTAAAAATTCATGAATTTGCTAGGTTTCAGGACACCTACGACCCTTGTTTCTGTTCTTCCTTTATTCCTTCAGACGGAAAATTACATTCAAATTGAATACGAATTGCAGTCACGCACGGTTGAAGTACAATCATCAAACATCCTCAACAAGAAAACTACACTATATTCCTAGCACCTAGTCTCAAAACCCTAGTTTCCATTATCAGTTACGACAACAATTTAAAAGGAGGAGCTGAGAAATCATGTAGCATAGAAAATACTCACGGGAAGTAGAATGATTGCTATTCATTGAAGAGACTACGAAGGCGAGAAGCGAAGAGACCAGTGGAATCTTGAGAAGCTTCGTGAAGCAATGAAGTCTTGATATTTTTCATACGATCGGTGAGTGAATCGTGTTCTTCCCTCAGATCATGAGTATCCTCTTGGAGTCCATGGATTCGGTACTTTTGTCCCAAAGATTTCATGCTTAAGAGAAGAATTCCAGTCATTGCGAAAAGTTGAATGAAGCTGTCCTTTCGTTTCATCGCGTTCGCAAAAAAAGTTAGCTTCTTCTTCGAGTCAACGGCACCGGCGGCATTCGGTCGGACTGAGGAGGAGGAAGACATGGTCACACCACTGATAGCTGCCTTCTTTCACTGCTTGTTGTGATTCAACGCCAGCCACAGCCTGATGAGTGAGCGTCTATATACTGTTATACTCCGATAAAACCTCAAGGCGCTTTGAGTTTAATGTCTTCacaaattgattttaagtttttttttgtccgGGGTTCAAAACGCTctatataaaatgcaatattcctaccaacAGAGTCAAACTCACGGGGatgattttaagttattttgatcaCACGTATTTGTAAatgtttattgtttaatttaatcattttgcCACGTTATCGTTTTTGTAACGTTTGAttaataaaatgactaaaattctctcaaaataaaaaataactaaattgaaaatgtttacaaatttaaaaggcTTGTGTGTGACCATGAAGACTTATGTGCGACCAAAACAACTTAAAATGTTAATCtcttacaaacctcaaacttaaaggacctgatgtaatttagccttttttttaaggaaaaaccttagtattttttataatttctttttaggcTTCATATACCGGGCGTAAGTGGTTCAGACAAAACGAACAAAAATTCCAAATCGAAAAAGTATTGACtttgtttggttcggtttgaaCCGACCTAACCGATCTAGTTTAATTTGGTATTTTATGCTTGATGTCGAGATCTAAAGAACGGCTGAATCGAACTAATGCTTATCATATCCCTTCAATTTACTAATATCATTCATTCTTCACCTCATACACGCTTAAGTAAAGTTAGGATGGTGAATTGAAATTTGACGATTTAAGttgaaattgtagttttttttttgttacattttgaaattttagtttgaaagtattttttaatttaacggCGAACTTAATTTTATGatgtttaaatttcaattttgggaGATAAGTTAATGCAGAACCAATCGGTAACTTGATTAGgcggtttttgtttttatcacgGTCTTTCCAACAAATATGGTCAATCTTCACTTTGTTGCAATCAATTAGAGAATGTAAGGCTTACTACATccgtttaatttattttttttatcaatgtaaCATCAGGGAGTTATCTCCATAACCAGGATATATCTATCAATCAGACGTATTGGTCAGGTTAAAATGGGGAATTTAAAGGGCCTAAGAGATATCAATAAggtctaaaaataaattatctagTACTTTTTGATACGTGGAGTATGAAAAATAAACTTGGTCCAAATAGTAATACAGAAAACAAATAAGGTTGAGTCTTAAatcattttttaggtttaattgaTCTAccggtcctttaacttatttttttattcaatttggtctcataagtcttaactttctcaaacacgtcctttaacttatttcttttattcaatttagtcaaattttgataattttaatcccctaaaaaaagaaaggcttaattgcacttttggccccctatctttccaaaagttgcgattttagcccctaactaattaaaatacaaaacagccccctatgtattagatctttggcagttttggcccccaaggccacttttgacttagtcttcactgacgtggcacccacatcccttaagtgaggtgccacgtgtcgaccattgtgggtgccacgtcagcaaagactaagtcaaaagtggccttggaggccaaaactgccaaagatctaatacatagggggctgttttgtattttaattaattaaggggtcaaaagtgcaattaagccaaaaagaaACCGTTGAATTACGGAGGTCTATCAGATTTTATggtgtatcaccaacacttaattttttactttattcatcttcttcctccatcttcatcttctttcaacCTTCATCATCCCATTAAAATTATTCACATCTCTCATaaaaatctagaaaaataaaattaaaaaactcaaattaaacaccgcaaataaaataaaataaaactcacAAATTAAACCATACAAATCCAAAAAAAGAACTAAACAAATTCATATCAAACCTTTTCTCCCAAATCCAAACCTgcaatttatttcttattcatATTCATAGATCGAAGCTCGTTCCAAGATTCGGTTAAAGTTTCACAAAATTGCAACTCCTCAATTCTACAGCTCTAAGTTTCACACATAGTTTTGCTGAAACGCAACTCTTGAATCCTAGAACGTGaaattatgaacaaaacaacaacaccaaataaacagaagaaaaaaaaaacctctacCAGCAATCAGCCAGCGaccaaaagaaaagcaaaacaCCAGATAACTAAAACACACcaaacaacaagaaacaacaTGCAAACACAATCGAAGTCGGTACAAATCaattggatttggaagttcGGATGAAAGGCCAATTGGGGATTTTGAGGTTCTACCCAATCTATCAAAGTAAGGGTGGAATAATCACTGTAGATGTGAAGAACAGTGGTACTAAGGAGTATATTCATATGGTAGTGGAGAGCTTACTGTTCTTGAGGGAGAGTCACATTCAGATCTGATTGTTGCAGGTGGGAATGAAAGTTTAGGATAAActattttttgtgaaaaaaggTGGGTTTTTTCCTAATGAAAGGGTACGATTTAAAAAAGGGTAAATCGAAGCCAACGTTGAGAGAAGAAGGGTGAATGAATTGGAAAAAAGTAATGGAGAAGAAGAAGTAATGGAATTccataagagaaaaaaataaattcggtgttgaagaagatgaaatttgTTGGGTTTAGTAAATAAATCAGATGGTGGTGATACACTGTAAAATCTCGTAGACCTCCGTAATCCAATAGTTTCTctttttaggggattaaaattattaaaattggatcaaattgaataaaagaaataagttaagggacgtgtttgagaaaATTAAGACTTACggaaccaaattgaataaaagaaataagttaagggacccgCAGATCAATTAagctttttttgtattttctttttgaggaggcaaattattttttgtttattttatacaCTTATgtgatgaattttttaattttggtttaattgcactttttcctcctatagtttgtcaattgtgcgattttgcaccccatagttttaaacgagcgattttgccccctatagtttccccatttttgattttatggtctccatgacatttagtgctgatttttataattaatgtgtgccacgtgtgtaattccattttttaaaaaaataaaaaaaatggtattttttagattttgagagaaggagcacgtggtttttattttaagaagaaatatcacGTGTCTcgttctctcaaaatctgaaaaataccatttttttttttttaaaaatggaattacacacgtggcacatattaattgataaaaaacagacatatcagcactaaatgtcatggggaccataaaatcagaaaggggaaaAATATAGGGGGAGTTAAAACTATAGGGTGCAAAATTGCACAATTTgcaaactataggggggaaaagtgcaattaagcctttaatttttaataaataataacagaaaaatgttaacgagtgtctctgATGTACTCTTTAAGCATCTAAAATGGTaatattttatgaaagtttgtgtatttattgcattgaaaattgaagcttttacttttttaaaaaataattttttcattaggAATACTTAAAGAGTGTCCCGAGAACACACGTTAACAAGACCCGTAATAATATTGTAATAAAAATTAGGAATTGTTCAAGATAGTTCAAGTTTAAATATTTACGATAACAATCATGAGAAATGTTAGGAACACCGTATTTCTAATGTCACTTTAACACTCACTCTTTTGAAATTGTCCGCGTGAGTTcaactcagttgatagagacACTACATAACATATGTAAAGTAGGATTCAAACTCTAGACACTCTACTTCTCCTCATCTAACATCTGTGAGCTCGGATCATTAAACTAACAAAAAACTCCttaaattatacattttttttttcaatcatgcTCTCCACCCTGCAGCCGTTCCAAATTTACCCTTACGCACCTTAAGTAATGCAGTGTTACTATTGTCGTACAAAACCCATCAGTCCAAACTCCAAGCACCATTTTCTTTCCCTCCACCTTCAAAAACCcaaaaagtgtaattttttgggtcaaaattctCATCCCAAATCATTGCAAATCGTCATGAAGCAAGTTTCTACGCTCATCAAGCACCAAATATCATGTAttgtatcatcaaaactcatctCATTTTGCTGGTTTTTGTGGTTGGTTCGTCTGATTTTCGTAGGTAATAGGGCTAGGTGCGCAATTTTAACTTGCGCAAGTAGTAAAGGATGCGTGACTTGAGTCACGCAAGTGTTAAAGtgttgcgtgacttaagtcacgccaTTGTGCtctcttgatttttgaattttttgcgccacttttgtttttggttagcatgttccacaagtaatttatttattcttcctttgtaaatttttttatttaatagatATATAGTGAGATGGTTGACAATGTCGTGGATGATGACGTTGAACCGAAACCGGCCAAAAATGAAGCTTCCGGTGAAGGTTCCGGCGATGTCAAACCAACCGTTAATTTGAAATCGTTTAAAGTCCAGATTCCAATTCAAGCTCGAATTGGTAAAATTGAAGAACCTAAACCGATACCTATTAGTGTTATTTGTGAAGCTCGCGACACCGCctcattttttacaacaaatgcAAGATGGAGAGAGCGAGAAGAGTTACTTACTTGGGTTCGTCGACAAGGGATAAAGGCCGGATTTGGTGTTTGTATAGATAAATCCGTTTTAAAAAGGCCGTACTTGATGATGCAATGTGAAATGAGTGTGATATACAAGTCACCTAAGACAAGGAAGAAACCGAACATTTAAGGCATTGGCTCAAGGAAATGTAACTGTTTATTTAGGTTGAAAGGTTTTTTTGATAAAGATACAAATGATTGGTGGCTTACAATGCtttgttgaaatgtaatttGGACGAGTTGAAGGCAAAACTTGATGCCTTCTTTATCCAAATTGGTTCAAAGCATAGAACACATATTGTCATAGTAAATGTGTCAGGCCTGGACTTGGGGGAGGATAAGGAAGAGGACTTATGGAAGACATTGTATTATCCACAACTTCTCAAAGATGATAGTGACGTTGATTTCATGTTAAGGGTAATGGTTGAGAATAACACTTTGTATCTTTTTGTCCGATCCGTTGAACTGTAATCATTATTTAAGTGTAATAGTGTAATGTTTTCCGAATTTGTGTTTgtattgttgaattttaatgaatttgtgtttatgtAATTTGACCGTTTATGTGAGattatgtaattttataaatttatggacaaatttgtgtaatttggatcgtttatgtaacgctcctatttctattaaagcaattaaacatgcgaataatacatttattcaagaaatagagattacgtcttattcaaaattcaaaaaccgatagacatgtatgtaaacctcaacagttacagcggaatataaatcagagtgatcaaatatatacatgccatgagcaaataaatcatgtctcaaaggtaaatctcaaaacccaaacatacgggtagtcatctacaaaatcataatccaatGGAAGAtacaaacaacctaatctagaccgcacaacaagcctagatcagagccgacacgacccgatatcggagaaagctcccgatatcccacgcaaagactcaccgagtgtaacaccccgttacccaaaagcaataaaatagcataaatacatcagagtaatttcACAACGGCATGttacacgtcatttcaaaattccttaaatagaaaataaagctATTTAATTCGACATGTTTAATAACTTCAAAgattatgcagcggaaagtttgcatttcaaataaccacaacaacggttaaaattctccaaataatatcttggcataaagcctaacaacaatatcaaccatcaaagggccacatcatcaagttccaaaaattgatacataggaggaaaacaacaagaaaatgaataatagttcccatcccacgtatcagagccctagacacgacattgagccaccacctactactcaggatcatctgcaagttacccataggaagggcaacgttttcaagcagaaggggtga
It encodes:
- the LOC25490286 gene encoding uncharacterized protein, which gives rise to MSSSSSVRPNAAGAVDSKKKLTFFANAMKRKDSFIQLFAMTGILLLSMKSLGQKYRIHGLQEDTHDLREEHDSLTDRMKNIKTSLLHEASQDSTGLFASRLRSLFNE